A stretch of the Mycoplasmoides genitalium G37 genome encodes the following:
- the rplK gene encoding 50S ribosomal protein L11, which produces MAKKTVTRIAKINLIGGQAKPGPALASVGINMGEFTKQFNEKTKDRQGETIPCIITAFNDKSFTFVLKTTPVSNLIKQAAKLEKGAKNAKTIVGKISLQQAKEIAQYKLVDLNANTVEAALKMVLGTAKQMGIEVTD; this is translated from the coding sequence ATGGCTAAAAAAACAGTTACAAGAATCGCTAAGATTAACCTAATTGGCGGACAAGCAAAACCTGGCCCTGCGCTTGCTTCTGTAGGGATTAATATGGGTGAGTTTACCAAACAATTTAATGAAAAAACCAAGGATAGACAAGGTGAAACGATCCCTTGTATAATCACTGCTTTTAACGATAAATCATTTACTTTTGTCTTAAAAACTACCCCTGTTAGTAACTTAATTAAACAAGCTGCTAAACTAGAAAAAGGTGCTAAAAATGCAAAAACTATTGTTGGAAAAATCTCCTTACAACAAGCTAAGGAGATTGCGCAATACAAGTTAGTTGATCTTAATGCTAACACAGTTGAAGCAGCATTAAAAATGGTGTTAGGTACAGCTAAACAGATGGGAATAGAGGTAACTGATTAA
- a CDS encoding ATP-binding cassette domain-containing protein, with protein MENQNTKKPLVNVKALSMMFKVRGTLFKALDEIGFTVNEGDFFGVIGESGSGKSTTGKCLIRLNIPSGGKIEIANHLLSGKKLTKENNQWLKQNIQMVFQDPYSSINPTKNVLTVISEPLVISKTVFGETKQYLKSLQKLSFKVKKTLLRNDIELETKFHNNFFKTVIKQINESLFNFEDLDYKDLKPSHLRQRIINETDKFIEKIRSEFALFYDFYANQSVPLQKALDDANSSLTPSSVIELKNQLKALQKQAKISKAAWDILQALKQNQKELKDYENYVHFELQKKPRIYLNTWLLTTKSYIKDSKQNMQLTDDIFAFSYNSMVDKKRNLVLILSKYYKLLPYFYDQSVFDNADQFDEIANLIFFDLVETLLGVTSLFNDALAADKVPLIKFAKFLNKLCDLRFLTLKKSFKKTRVSCSFSFNSEPEILFANSCYDLQQMPQIIKPFWEKLFNEQNYQKIIDSVSRLNVMIANYITKAFEIKKTIDEKLREFKQQNLALKKAYSANKKSEANKASINELKVNLKTLKKQLKQEKNTTKKQSKKELKPLLKEHHTALKLHDEFNHDLRKWFKKLNFMVKKYNRLENSQKKFCLVKKLKALFKKQDETLQSELRPKLKTFGVINFEYKRAVKESNVFRLVHFAKNIFKPFLFFNLTKIFMRNKVYEALDSVGLKREHAYRYPHEFSGGQRQRIAIARALITKPKLIIADELISALDVSIQAQVINILKDLAKKHNLTVLFIAHDLSMVQTVCNRLIIMHRGKIVERGSVDEIFSNPVHPYTRSLIKASPKLSKINVDLASFDENFTYDSDYSLTNMPFYIKVPNSEEHELYCTQKQFDSWIKEATPIN; from the coding sequence ATGGAAAACCAAAACACAAAAAAACCACTTGTTAATGTTAAGGCTTTGAGCATGATGTTCAAGGTCAGAGGAACTCTTTTTAAAGCCCTTGATGAAATTGGTTTTACTGTTAATGAAGGGGACTTCTTTGGGGTTATTGGTGAGAGTGGTAGTGGTAAATCAACCACGGGAAAATGTTTGATTAGATTAAACATTCCTAGTGGTGGAAAGATTGAGATTGCCAACCACTTACTCTCAGGAAAAAAACTTACTAAAGAGAATAACCAGTGGTTAAAACAAAACATCCAAATGGTGTTTCAAGACCCTTATTCATCTATTAACCCTACTAAAAATGTGCTAACTGTGATTTCAGAACCGCTGGTAATTAGTAAAACTGTTTTTGGGGAAACAAAACAATACTTAAAGAGTTTGCAAAAGCTCTCTTTTAAAGTAAAGAAAACATTGTTAAGGAATGATATTGAACTTGAAACCAAGTTTCACAATAACTTTTTTAAAACCGTTATTAAGCAAATTAATGAATCATTGTTTAACTTTGAAGATCTTGATTACAAGGATTTAAAACCATCACATTTAAGGCAAAGAATCATAAATGAAACAGATAAATTCATTGAAAAAATTAGAAGTGAGTTTGCCCTTTTTTATGATTTTTATGCTAACCAATCAGTACCCTTGCAAAAGGCATTAGATGATGCGAATTCCTCTTTAACACCATCTAGTGTTATTGAGTTAAAAAACCAGTTAAAAGCATTACAAAAACAAGCAAAGATTTCAAAGGCAGCATGGGATATTTTACAAGCCCTAAAGCAAAACCAAAAGGAGTTGAAAGATTATGAAAATTATGTCCATTTTGAACTCCAAAAAAAGCCACGAATCTATCTTAATACCTGACTTTTAACAACCAAAAGCTACATTAAAGATTCCAAGCAAAACATGCAGCTTACTGATGATATCTTTGCTTTTTCATATAACAGTATGGTTGACAAGAAAAGAAACTTGGTTTTAATTCTTTCTAAATACTATAAGCTGTTACCTTATTTCTATGACCAATCAGTATTTGATAATGCTGATCAATTTGATGAAATTGCTAACCTTATCTTTTTTGATTTAGTTGAAACATTGCTTGGTGTAACTAGTTTATTTAATGATGCATTAGCAGCTGATAAAGTCCCACTAATTAAGTTTGCTAAGTTCTTAAATAAGTTATGTGACTTGCGCTTTTTAACCTTAAAAAAGAGCTTTAAAAAAACAAGAGTAAGTTGTAGCTTTAGTTTTAACAGTGAACCTGAAATCTTGTTTGCCAACAGCTGCTATGATTTGCAACAAATGCCTCAAATCATTAAACCCTTTTGAGAGAAGCTTTTTAATGAACAGAACTACCAAAAGATTATTGATTCAGTTTCAAGACTGAATGTAATGATTGCAAATTACATTACCAAAGCTTTTGAAATTAAAAAAACTATTGATGAAAAACTAAGGGAGTTTAAACAACAAAATTTAGCTTTAAAAAAAGCTTATTCAGCTAACAAGAAAAGTGAGGCAAACAAAGCTTCCATTAATGAGTTAAAAGTCAATTTAAAAACACTTAAAAAACAGCTTAAACAAGAGAAAAATACTACTAAAAAACAATCAAAAAAGGAATTAAAACCACTTTTAAAAGAACACCATACTGCTTTAAAACTCCATGATGAGTTTAACCATGATTTACGCAAGTGGTTCAAAAAACTTAACTTTATGGTTAAGAAATACAACCGACTGGAAAACAGCCAGAAAAAGTTTTGTTTAGTTAAAAAGTTAAAAGCGCTTTTCAAAAAACAGGATGAAACACTGCAAAGTGAATTAAGACCAAAACTAAAAACATTTGGTGTAATTAACTTTGAGTACAAACGTGCAGTCAAAGAGTCCAATGTCTTTCGATTGGTGCATTTTGCTAAAAATATCTTTAAACCATTCTTGTTTTTTAACCTCACCAAGATTTTTATGAGAAATAAGGTCTATGAAGCACTTGATAGTGTTGGTTTAAAAAGAGAACATGCTTACAGATACCCCCATGAATTTTCAGGCGGACAAAGACAAAGAATTGCTATTGCCCGTGCTTTAATCACTAAACCCAAACTGATTATTGCAGATGAATTGATTAGTGCACTTGATGTTTCTATCCAAGCCCAAGTTATTAACATCTTGAAAGACTTGGCTAAAAAACACAACTTAACTGTGCTTTTCATTGCCCATGATTTATCAATGGTGCAAACTGTTTGTAACCGTTTGATCATTATGCATAGGGGCAAGATTGTTGAACGGGGCAGTGTGGATGAGATCTTTTCAAATCCAGTTCATCCCTACACCCGTTCCCTAATAAAAGCATCTCCTAAGTTAAGCAAAATCAATGTTGATCTCGCTTCTTTTGATGAAAACTTCACTTATGATAGTGATTATTCACTAACCAATATGCCCTTTTATATTAAAGTTCCTAACAGTGAAGAACATGAACTTTACTGTACTCAAAAGCAATTTGATAGTTGAATCAAAGAGGCTACGCCGATAAATTAA
- the pth gene encoding aminoacyl-tRNA hydrolase translates to MPTYKLIVGLGNLGKKYEKTRHNAGFMVLDRLASLFHLNFDKTNKLGDYLFIKEKAAILAKPATFMNNSGLFVKWLQDHFQIPLANIMIVHDEIAFDLGVIRLKMQGSANNHNGIKSVIRHLDTEQFNRLRFGIKSQNTSNILHEQVMSEFQNSELTKLEVAITKSVELLKRYIEGEELQRLMEYYHHG, encoded by the coding sequence ATGCCCACCTATAAACTAATTGTTGGTTTAGGTAACTTAGGTAAAAAGTATGAGAAAACTCGCCATAATGCTGGTTTTATGGTGTTAGATAGACTAGCTAGTTTATTCCACTTAAACTTTGATAAAACCAACAAGTTAGGTGATTATCTTTTTATTAAAGAAAAAGCAGCAATCTTAGCAAAACCTGCTACCTTTATGAATAATAGCGGTCTTTTTGTGAAATGGTTACAAGATCACTTTCAAATTCCGCTTGCAAACATAATGATAGTCCATGATGAAATAGCGTTTGATTTGGGAGTAATTAGGCTTAAAATGCAAGGGAGTGCTAACAATCATAATGGCATAAAATCAGTAATTAGACATTTAGATACTGAACAGTTCAATCGTTTACGCTTTGGGATTAAATCACAAAATACGAGTAACATATTGCATGAACAGGTAATGAGTGAATTCCAGAATAGTGAACTGACTAAACTGGAAGTTGCGATTACAAAGTCTGTTGAACTGTTGAAGCGTTATATTGAAGGAGAAGAGTTACAAAGGTTAATGGAATATTATCATCATGGCTAG
- the rplA gene encoding 50S ribosomal protein L1 → MKKLSKRMQAVTKLIDKNKLYPIQEAFELIKKTAITKFVSSVDIAVSLNLDTTKAEQQLRGAIAFPFSIGKSIRILAITDDEKKASEAGADFVGGLDKIEAIKNGWLDFDLIITSPKFMGALGKLGKLLGTRGLMPNPKTETVTDDVVSAIKAYKKGKKEYRTDSFGNIHLSLGKTDTKTEHLVANAMALIDLIKSKRPSTVKGTYIKNIALTTTMGPSLKVKLPD, encoded by the coding sequence ATGAAAAAACTATCAAAAAGGATGCAAGCTGTTACCAAGCTCATTGATAAAAACAAACTTTATCCTATCCAAGAAGCATTTGAATTAATTAAAAAAACAGCAATTACTAAGTTTGTCAGTTCAGTTGATATTGCTGTTAGTTTAAACCTTGATACTACTAAAGCTGAACAACAGTTAAGAGGTGCAATTGCTTTTCCTTTTAGTATTGGTAAATCTATCAGAATTTTAGCTATCACTGATGATGAGAAAAAAGCTAGTGAAGCAGGTGCTGATTTTGTTGGTGGGCTTGATAAGATAGAAGCGATAAAAAATGGCTGATTAGATTTTGATCTAATTATCACTTCTCCCAAGTTCATGGGAGCATTAGGTAAACTAGGAAAACTATTAGGAACCAGGGGATTGATGCCAAACCCAAAAACTGAAACAGTTACTGATGATGTAGTTAGTGCTATTAAAGCTTATAAAAAGGGTAAGAAAGAATATCGAACTGATTCATTTGGCAACATCCACCTCTCTTTAGGTAAAACAGATACCAAAACTGAGCACTTGGTTGCTAATGCCATGGCTTTAATAGATTTAATTAAGTCTAAACGTCCTAGCACAGTCAAAGGTACTTACATTAAAAATATTGCTTTGACAACAACAATGGGACCAAGTTTAAAAGTAAAGCTACCTGATTAA
- a CDS encoding ABC transporter ATP-binding protein → MALKRSNFFVDKDQQLKDNLILDITDLHVNFKVKDGILHAVRGIDLKVERGSIVGIVGESGSGKSVSVKSIIGFNDNAQTKAKLMNFKNVDITKLKKHQWKYYRGTYVSYISQDPLFSLNPTMTIGKQVKEAIYVASKRRYFQAKSDLKFALSNKEIDKKTYKSKLKEIKQTYQQKIKPINVEKKTLEILQFIGINDAKKRLKAFPSEFSGGMRQRIVIAIAVATEPDLIIADEPTTALDVTIQAKVLTLIKQLRDLLNITIIFISHNISLIANFCDFVYVMYAGKIVEQGLVEEIFTNPLHPYTWALISSIPEQKDKNKPLTSIPGVIPNMLTPPKGDAFASRNQYALAIDFEYHPPFFEVTKTHKAATWLLHPQAPKVEPPQAVIDNITLTKKALQFKDQ, encoded by the coding sequence ATGGCACTTAAAAGAAGTAATTTCTTTGTTGATAAAGACCAACAACTAAAGGATAATTTGATCTTAGACATCACTGATTTACATGTTAACTTTAAGGTTAAAGATGGGATCTTACATGCTGTTAGAGGGATTGATCTTAAGGTAGAGAGGGGTAGTATTGTAGGGATTGTAGGTGAATCAGGCAGCGGTAAATCAGTGAGTGTTAAATCAATTATTGGTTTTAATGACAATGCACAAACTAAAGCCAAACTGATGAACTTTAAAAACGTTGATATTACCAAACTAAAGAAACACCAGTGGAAGTATTATAGAGGGACATATGTCTCTTATATTTCCCAAGACCCATTGTTTTCTCTAAACCCAACAATGACGATAGGAAAACAAGTAAAAGAAGCGATTTATGTGGCTTCAAAAAGAAGGTATTTCCAAGCTAAATCAGACTTAAAATTTGCTTTATCAAATAAGGAGATTGACAAAAAAACTTATAAAAGTAAACTAAAAGAGATCAAACAAACCTACCAACAAAAAATAAAACCTATCAATGTAGAGAAAAAAACCTTAGAGATCCTGCAGTTCATTGGTATTAATGATGCCAAGAAACGTTTAAAGGCATTCCCAAGTGAGTTTTCAGGAGGGATGAGACAGAGAATTGTGATTGCTATTGCAGTAGCAACTGAACCTGATTTAATTATTGCTGATGAACCTACTACTGCACTTGATGTAACTATTCAAGCTAAGGTATTAACTTTAATTAAACAACTCCGTGATCTACTTAATATCACTATTATCTTTATTAGTCACAATATCTCTTTAATTGCTAATTTCTGTGACTTTGTTTATGTTATGTATGCAGGGAAAATTGTAGAACAGGGTCTGGTTGAAGAGATCTTTACAAATCCACTCCATCCCTATACATGGGCATTGATTTCTTCAATTCCTGAACAGAAAGATAAAAACAAACCACTAACTTCTATCCCTGGAGTTATTCCTAACATGTTAACCCCACCAAAGGGTGATGCTTTCGCTAGTAGAAACCAATATGCTCTAGCAATTGACTTTGAATACCATCCACCCTTTTTTGAAGTTACTAAAACCCATAAAGCAGCAACTTGATTGCTGCATCCCCAAGCCCCTAAAGTTGAACCACCTCAAGCGGTTATTGATAACATTACCTTAACCAAAAAAGCACTGCAATTTAAAGATCAATAA